A region of the Candidatus Dormiibacterota bacterium genome:
CCTCCTGCTCAGATGAACTTCTGGGTGGCGAGGAACTCGGCCGCCTTGACGCCGCCGTCGCCGTCGTCTTTGACAATCGTGCCGGCCTGCCGGGGCGGCCGCTTGGCGAAGCTGACCACCTCGGTCGCGGCCGCGCCCAGCCCCACCTGGCCGGGGTCGATCCCGGCGTCGGCCAGGCTCAGGATCTCGACCGGCTTCTTCTTGGCCGCCATGATCCCTTTGAAGGACGGGTAGCGCGGCTCGTTGATCTTCTCGACCACGCTGACCACCGCGGGCAGGGTCGCCTCGACCCGGTCGTAGCCGTATTCGGTCTGGCGCCGGATCGAGATCGCTGACCCATCGGTCTCGACCTTGCTGGCCAGCGAGAGCTGCGGGACCCCGAGCCG
Encoded here:
- a CDS encoding electron transfer flavoprotein subunit beta/FixA family protein, whose product is WAERTLRAEDSVLDRASPDGVINELDEYAIEEGLRLAEAHGGEVTILSMGPEKASESIRKALSMGADQAVHLVDDQLAGSDALATSLALATVLGRIGFDLVILGSESTDARMGVMAAMLAERLGVPQLSLASKVETDGSAISIRRQTEYGYDRVEATLPAVVSVVEKINEPRYPSFKGIMAAKKKPVEILSLADAGIDPGQVGLGAAATEVVSFAKRPPRQAGTIVKDDGDGGVKAAEFLATQKFI